The Hymenobacter sp. DG01 genome has a segment encoding these proteins:
- the mgrA gene encoding L-glyceraldehyde 3-phosphate reductase — MPYQPNPARYATMQYRRCGRSGLKLPAVSLGLWHNFGDVDVLQNFRATLHRAFDSGVTHFDLANNYGPPPGSAETNFGRILKEDFRGYRDELIISTKAGYHMWEGPYGEWGSRKYLISSLDQSLRRMKLEYVDIFYSHRPDPDTPLEETMGALDQVVRQGKALYVGISNYQPQEAAEAIRILRELGTPCLIHQPKYSMFERWVEGGLLNLLGQEGVGCIPFSPLAQGLLTDKYLHGIPEHSRVAKGVGFLTENQLTPERLGQVQQLNALAQERGQSLAQMALSWILRDERVTSVLIGASKPDQLSDSLRCLDNLQFSTEELERIEGILRG, encoded by the coding sequence ATGCCCTACCAACCAAACCCCGCCCGCTACGCCACCATGCAGTACCGCCGCTGCGGCCGCAGTGGCCTGAAGCTGCCGGCCGTGTCGCTCGGCCTCTGGCACAACTTCGGCGACGTGGACGTGCTCCAGAACTTCCGGGCTACCCTGCACCGGGCCTTCGATAGCGGCGTGACCCACTTCGACCTGGCCAACAACTACGGCCCGCCTCCCGGCTCGGCGGAAACCAACTTCGGCCGCATCCTGAAAGAGGATTTCCGCGGCTACCGCGACGAGCTGATTATCTCCACTAAGGCCGGCTACCACATGTGGGAAGGGCCCTACGGCGAGTGGGGTTCGCGCAAATACCTAATTTCCAGCCTCGACCAGAGCCTCCGGCGCATGAAGCTGGAGTACGTGGACATCTTCTACTCCCACCGCCCCGACCCCGACACGCCCCTGGAGGAGACCATGGGCGCCCTCGACCAGGTAGTGCGCCAAGGCAAGGCTTTGTACGTGGGCATCAGCAACTACCAGCCCCAGGAGGCCGCCGAGGCCATCCGGATTCTGCGCGAGCTGGGCACGCCCTGCCTGATTCACCAGCCCAAATACTCGATGTTTGAACGGTGGGTAGAAGGCGGTTTGCTGAACTTGCTGGGCCAGGAGGGGGTAGGGTGCATCCCGTTTTCGCCCCTGGCCCAGGGCCTGCTGACGGATAAGTACCTACACGGCATCCCCGAACATTCGCGGGTGGCGAAGGGGGTAGGCTTTCTCACTGAAAATCAGCTCACGCCCGAGCGTCTTGGCCAAGTACAACAGCTCAACGCCCTGGCCCAGGAGCGCGGCCAAAGCCTGGCCCAAATGGCCCTGAGCTGGATTCTACGCGACGAGCGGGTAACCTCCGTGCTCATCGGCGCCAGTAAACCCGACCAGCTCTCCGACTCCCTGCGCTGCCTGGACAACCTACAATTCAGCACGGAAGAGTTGGAGCGGATTGAAGGAATTTTGCGAGGGTAG
- a CDS encoding DUF1810 domain-containing protein — MQRFLDAQRTDYPVALAEIKNGRKRSHWMWYIFPQIRGLGFSETSKFYAIQDRAEAEAYLQHPVLGPRLLEISRALLALPGTNATAIFGSPDDVKLKSSMTLFSCVPNADPIFEQVLDKFFHGDPDGKTLRLLSGT; from the coding sequence TTGCAACGCTTCCTAGACGCCCAGCGCACGGATTACCCGGTGGCGTTGGCCGAAATAAAAAATGGCCGCAAGCGCAGCCATTGGATGTGGTACATTTTCCCGCAAATCCGGGGCCTAGGCTTCAGCGAAACCTCGAAGTTCTACGCCATTCAGGACCGCGCCGAAGCGGAGGCCTACCTTCAACACCCCGTGCTAGGGCCGCGCCTACTGGAAATATCCCGGGCGCTGCTGGCCCTGCCTGGCACCAACGCTACCGCCATCTTCGGCAGCCCCGATGATGTGAAGCTGAAATCCTCCATGACGCTGTTTTCCTGCGTGCCCAACGCCGACCCCATCTTTGAACAAGTGCTGGACAAGTTCTTCCACGGCGACCCCGATGGCAAAACCCTACGGCTGCTTAGCGGCACTTAA
- a CDS encoding M48 family metallopeptidase, translated as MSKTIQIGSLSVEVVRKAIRTMRVTVYPPAGRVRVAVPLRLPEETLREFVLSRQAWIQKHQERFAALPLPAAQTYSTGETHYYQGRPYTLRVHASAGRPRVALTDETLNLHVAETAPPEERAAVLNAWYRARLKEQIPALLAYWEPIVGARADAWGVKQMKTRWGTCNIGARRIWLSLELAKKPPGCLAYVVVHELVHLHERLHNARFWGLMDQFMPDWRQHKAALQANPTGQQPTGDDAD; from the coding sequence ATGAGCAAGACTATCCAGATTGGTTCGCTATCAGTGGAAGTAGTGCGCAAGGCCATCCGGACCATGCGCGTAACGGTGTATCCGCCGGCGGGCCGGGTGCGCGTGGCCGTGCCCCTGCGCCTGCCCGAGGAAACCCTGCGTGAGTTTGTGCTTTCCCGCCAGGCCTGGATTCAGAAGCATCAGGAACGGTTTGCCGCCCTACCCCTGCCCGCCGCCCAAACCTACAGCACCGGCGAAACCCACTACTACCAGGGCCGCCCCTACACGTTGCGCGTGCACGCCAGCGCCGGCCGCCCCCGCGTAGCCCTTACCGATGAAACCCTGAACCTGCACGTAGCGGAAACTGCCCCCCCTGAGGAGCGGGCCGCCGTACTCAACGCCTGGTACCGCGCCCGCCTAAAGGAGCAGATTCCGGCGTTATTGGCCTACTGGGAGCCGATTGTAGGCGCGCGGGCCGATGCCTGGGGCGTGAAGCAGATGAAAACCCGCTGGGGCACCTGCAACATCGGGGCCCGCCGCATCTGGCTGAGTCTGGAGCTAGCCAAAAAGCCGCCGGGCTGCCTAGCCTACGTGGTAGTGCACGAGCTGGTACACCTGCACGAGCGCCTGCACAACGCCCGCTTCTGGGGCCTGATGGACCAGTTCATGCCCGATTGGCGCCAGCATAAAGCCGCCCTGCAAGCCAACCCCACCGGCCAGCAACCCACCGGCGACGATGCGGATTAA
- a CDS encoding PPC domain-containing DNA-binding protein: MNSFLLTSLTLGTSLLAHVAAGQSAPKPTAPKYVRTPTGFLMVLRQGDNVLQELEQLTTREKIPGASLAGIGFGHPTFGFWNAQTKTYDPKAFRDVEMASLTGSIAWKEGKPALHLHGVAADKTFATVGGHILSLEVGTGSMEITVTVHQQRQIREVDERNGATVMSW, translated from the coding sequence ATGAACTCCTTCCTTCTCACAAGCCTCACGTTGGGCACGAGCTTACTTGCCCACGTTGCCGCCGGGCAATCGGCGCCCAAACCTACCGCGCCCAAGTACGTGCGCACGCCCACCGGCTTTCTGATGGTGCTGCGCCAGGGCGACAATGTGCTGCAGGAGCTGGAGCAGCTGACCACGCGAGAAAAAATTCCGGGGGCCAGCCTGGCCGGCATCGGGTTCGGGCACCCCACCTTCGGCTTCTGGAACGCCCAAACCAAAACCTACGACCCCAAAGCCTTTCGCGACGTGGAAATGGCCAGTCTCACTGGCAGCATTGCCTGGAAGGAGGGCAAGCCAGCCCTGCACCTGCACGGCGTAGCCGCCGACAAAACTTTTGCCACCGTGGGCGGCCACATACTTTCGCTGGAAGTGGGCACGGGCTCCATGGAAATTACCGTAACCGTGCACCAGCAGCGCCAGATTCGGGAGGTGGATGAGCGCAACGGCGCCACCGTCATGAGCTGGTAA
- a CDS encoding aldo/keto reductase yields MATSPSPATTFRLGGDLTINRMGYGAMRITGDGIWGPPQDHDEAIRVLQRAVELGINFIDTADSYGPNVSEELIAEALHPYKSGLIIGTKGGLLRTGPNQWPIDASPKHLREALEGSLQRLKLDKIDLYQLHRVDPEVPFEQTLEFLQQVQEEGLVKHIGLSEVTVEQIQQAQQYVKVVSVQNMYSVDNRKWEAELNFCEKNGMAFIPWYPLAGGNEEALNKLTKIGQKYNASKQQVALSWLLHRSPNILLIPGTSKVKHLEENVQAASLALTLDDMAELENLGGGSSDAE; encoded by the coding sequence ATGGCTACTTCCCCTTCCCCCGCTACCACCTTCCGCCTGGGCGGCGACCTGACCATCAACCGCATGGGCTACGGCGCCATGCGCATCACCGGCGACGGCATCTGGGGTCCGCCCCAGGACCACGACGAGGCCATCCGGGTGCTGCAGCGGGCCGTGGAGCTGGGCATCAACTTCATTGACACCGCCGACAGCTACGGCCCCAACGTATCGGAGGAGCTGATTGCCGAGGCCCTGCACCCCTATAAGTCGGGGCTGATTATTGGCACCAAGGGCGGGCTGCTGCGCACCGGCCCTAACCAGTGGCCCATTGATGCCAGCCCCAAACACCTGCGCGAAGCCCTGGAGGGCAGTCTGCAGCGCCTCAAGCTCGATAAGATTGACCTCTATCAGCTTCACCGCGTTGACCCCGAAGTGCCGTTTGAGCAAACCCTCGAGTTTCTGCAGCAGGTGCAGGAAGAAGGCTTGGTGAAGCACATCGGCCTCTCGGAGGTAACCGTGGAGCAGATTCAGCAGGCCCAGCAGTACGTGAAAGTGGTGTCGGTGCAGAACATGTACAGCGTGGACAACCGCAAGTGGGAAGCCGAATTGAACTTCTGCGAGAAAAATGGCATGGCCTTTATTCCGTGGTACCCCCTGGCCGGCGGCAATGAAGAGGCCCTCAACAAACTGACCAAAATTGGGCAGAAGTATAACGCCAGCAAGCAGCAGGTAGCCCTGAGCTGGCTGCTGCACCGCTCCCCCAACATTCTGCTGATTCCGGGCACCTCCAAGGTAAAGCACCTGGAAGAAAACGTACAGGCCGCGTCCCTGGCCCTCACCCTCGACGACATGGCCGAGCTGGAAAACCTCGGCGGTGGCTCTTCGGACGCAGAATAA
- a CDS encoding efflux transporter outer membrane subunit — MTLSTSIRPLTCRLLPALAALALATSCRVAAPTVQPAAATMPAAFPVTAATTDSASVADQPWRQFFGDRNLVGLIDTALQANPDLRTAIQRIEIARANLLVQRGALLPAVNGVASAGVEKFGDYTLNGIGNYDTNLSPNIEGRQRIPNPTPDFFLGLRSSWELDLWGKLRQRRQAAYLRVLASEKGRHLVETALVSEVARLYFNLLGLDNELAVLNKNQRLQERALEIVKIQKQAGRANELAVQQFTAQLLRTRSLEAEAQQRIAASENELNRLLGRYPQHIARGLPILQQPLPTQVQAGLPTSMLLRRPDVQQAELELVAARADVSAARAAFLPSLTLTPFIGVNAYRASVLFNSPGSLAYGLLSGLSAPLLNRNGLKADLRRSAAEQQIAYNDYQKAVQTGFEEVSTSLRGIGNYQRMFELQQQEVEALNKAVSVSDDLYKANYASYLEVVTAQRSVLDAELNLTQTRRQQFLLLIDLYRGLGGGWTPAPATEPQR, encoded by the coding sequence ATGACTTTATCAACCTCAATACGTCCCCTTACCTGCCGCCTACTGCCCGCCCTGGCTGCGTTGGCCTTGGCTACGAGCTGCCGGGTAGCGGCGCCTACTGTGCAACCCGCGGCGGCCACCATGCCGGCGGCTTTCCCGGTCACTGCTGCCACCACCGATTCCGCCTCCGTGGCTGACCAGCCCTGGCGGCAGTTTTTCGGGGATCGGAACCTGGTGGGCCTCATCGACACGGCCCTGCAAGCCAACCCCGATTTGCGCACGGCCATTCAGCGCATTGAAATTGCGCGGGCCAACCTGCTGGTGCAGCGCGGGGCCTTGCTGCCGGCTGTGAACGGGGTAGCCAGCGCCGGCGTGGAGAAGTTCGGCGACTACACCCTCAACGGCATCGGCAATTACGACACCAACCTTTCGCCCAATATTGAGGGTAGGCAGCGCATTCCGAACCCTACCCCCGATTTCTTCCTGGGCCTACGCAGCTCTTGGGAACTGGACCTTTGGGGCAAGCTGCGCCAGCGCCGGCAGGCGGCCTACCTGCGGGTACTGGCTTCCGAGAAGGGCCGCCACCTGGTAGAAACGGCCCTGGTGTCGGAGGTGGCTCGCCTGTATTTTAACCTGCTGGGGCTGGATAACGAGCTGGCCGTGCTCAACAAAAACCAGCGCCTGCAGGAGCGGGCCCTGGAAATCGTGAAAATTCAGAAGCAGGCAGGCCGCGCCAACGAGCTGGCCGTGCAGCAGTTCACGGCCCAGTTGCTGCGCACCCGCAGCCTGGAAGCCGAGGCCCAGCAGCGCATTGCCGCCTCCGAAAACGAGCTGAACCGCCTGCTGGGTCGCTACCCCCAGCACATTGCCCGAGGCCTGCCCATTCTGCAGCAGCCCCTCCCCACCCAGGTGCAGGCCGGTCTGCCCACCTCCATGCTCCTGCGCCGCCCCGATGTGCAGCAGGCCGAGCTGGAATTGGTAGCGGCCCGCGCCGATGTATCGGCGGCCCGGGCGGCCTTCTTGCCTTCGCTCACGCTTACCCCCTTCATCGGGGTGAATGCCTACCGCGCCTCGGTGCTGTTCAACTCGCCCGGCTCCCTGGCTTACGGGCTGCTGTCAGGACTCAGCGCGCCTTTGCTGAACCGCAACGGGCTGAAAGCCGACCTGCGCCGCTCGGCCGCCGAGCAGCAGATTGCCTACAACGACTACCAGAAAGCCGTGCAAACCGGCTTTGAGGAAGTCAGCACTAGTCTGCGTGGCATTGGCAATTACCAGCGCATGTTTGAGTTGCAGCAGCAGGAAGTAGAAGCCCTGAACAAAGCCGTAAGCGTGTCCGACGACCTATACAAAGCCAACTACGCCTCCTACTTGGAGGTAGTAACTGCCCAGCGCAGCGTACTGGATGCCGAGCTGAACCTGACCCAAACGCGCCGCCAGCAGTTCCTGTTGCTCATTGACCTCTACCGCGGGCTTGGGGGCGGCTGGACGCCGGCACCGGCAACGGAGCCTCAGCGGTAA
- a CDS encoding efflux RND transporter permease subunit, giving the protein MLALFIRRPVLSLVISLFITFLGGLALFSLPITQFPDIVPPSVTVTARYTGANAEVCAKAVATPLERAINGVPGMTYMSSVSSNSGLTVITVFFQVGTDPDLAAVNVQNRVQTIIDELPEEVIRAGVSTEKEVNSMLLYLNVMSEDPKVNEKFIYNFADINVLQELKRINGVGFAEIMGQREYSMRVWLQPDRMVAYNVSAEEVVEAIRAQNVEAAPGKSGESSGQDAQMLQYVLRYTGKLFEPKQYEDIVLRANPDGSVLRLKDVAQVKFDVLSYGMVSKIDGKPSAAIMLKQRPGSNASDVIKQVKERMAELKQTSFPPGMTYNVAYDVSRFLDASIHEVMRTLVEAFLLVFVVVYLFLQDWRSTLIPALAVPVALIGTLFFMQLLGFSINLLTLFALVLAIGIVVDNAIVVVEAVHAKMHEKHLSAMDATLEAMSEIGGAIVAITLVMSAVFVPVSFMEGPVGVFYRQFSLTLAISIVISGVNALTLTPALCALLLKPVAHGETKKQGLMDRFFAGFNRRYEALATRYQWLVRTVANRRIITIGLLIGFCLATWGVNSILPAGFIPTEDQGMIYVNVTTPPGATVERTEKVLDEIQKVAAKLGPVESVSTLAGYSLMNEVAGASYGMGMINLKTWDDRKESVTDLIAQLNEQTKHINDADIQFFPPPTVPGFGNSSGFELRLLDKTGRGDLPATAQVAEKFITALTSTPAVGGAFTGFDASFPQYLIHVDQDQAAKKGVTVDKAMSTLQTLMGSFYASNFIRFGQMYKVMVQAAPGYRTSPEDVLKMYVKNDRNEMVPYSSFVRLERVYGPEQLTRYNMYTSAMLNGDAAPGFSSGDVIKTIEEVAAKELPRGYSYEWSGMTREQILSGDQAIYVFAVVLLFVYLLLAAQYESFLLPLPVILSLPTGIFGAFLFLKLLGLENNIYAQVSLVMLIGLLGKNAILIIEFAVLKRKEGLSALEAAVQGGYSRLRPILMTSFAFIAGLIPLTIATGAGALGNRSIGTAAAGGMFIGTLFGVILIPGLYVLFAGRDKKEKKQRKQLAEPTETLEPAHA; this is encoded by the coding sequence ATGCTTGCACTCTTCATTCGCCGGCCGGTTCTCTCGCTGGTGATTTCCTTGTTTATCACCTTCCTGGGTGGGCTGGCCTTGTTCTCGCTGCCCATTACCCAGTTCCCGGATATCGTGCCGCCTTCGGTGACCGTAACGGCCCGCTACACCGGCGCCAACGCCGAGGTGTGCGCCAAGGCCGTAGCCACGCCGCTGGAACGTGCTATCAACGGCGTGCCGGGCATGACCTACATGTCTTCGGTGAGCAGCAACAGCGGCCTGACGGTGATTACCGTGTTTTTCCAGGTAGGAACCGACCCCGACCTGGCGGCCGTGAACGTGCAGAACCGGGTGCAAACCATCATCGACGAGCTACCCGAGGAGGTAATTCGGGCGGGGGTGAGCACCGAGAAGGAGGTGAACAGCATGCTGCTCTACCTCAACGTGATGAGCGAAGACCCGAAGGTGAACGAGAAGTTCATCTACAACTTCGCCGACATCAACGTGTTGCAGGAGCTCAAGCGCATCAATGGGGTAGGCTTTGCCGAAATCATGGGCCAGCGCGAGTACTCCATGCGCGTGTGGCTGCAGCCCGACCGCATGGTGGCCTATAACGTGTCGGCCGAGGAGGTGGTGGAAGCCATCCGGGCCCAGAACGTAGAGGCGGCCCCGGGTAAATCGGGGGAAAGCTCGGGCCAGGACGCCCAGATGCTGCAGTACGTGCTGCGCTACACCGGTAAGCTCTTCGAACCCAAGCAGTACGAGGACATTGTGCTGCGCGCCAACCCCGACGGCTCGGTGCTGCGCCTCAAGGACGTGGCCCAAGTGAAGTTCGACGTGCTCAGCTACGGCATGGTATCCAAGATTGACGGCAAGCCCTCGGCGGCCATCATGCTCAAGCAGCGCCCCGGCTCCAACGCTTCGGATGTAATTAAGCAGGTGAAGGAGCGCATGGCCGAGCTGAAGCAGACGTCCTTCCCCCCCGGCATGACCTACAACGTGGCCTACGACGTATCGCGCTTCCTCGATGCCTCGATTCATGAGGTAATGCGCACCCTGGTAGAGGCCTTTCTGCTGGTGTTTGTGGTCGTGTACCTGTTCCTGCAGGACTGGCGCTCCACGCTGATTCCGGCCCTGGCGGTGCCGGTGGCCCTTATCGGTACGCTGTTTTTCATGCAGCTGCTGGGCTTCTCCATCAACCTGCTTACCCTGTTTGCCCTGGTGCTGGCCATCGGTATTGTGGTTGATAACGCCATTGTGGTGGTGGAAGCCGTGCACGCCAAAATGCACGAGAAGCACCTTTCCGCTATGGACGCTACCCTGGAAGCCATGTCGGAAATTGGGGGCGCCATTGTGGCCATTACTCTGGTAATGTCGGCGGTATTCGTGCCGGTGTCGTTCATGGAAGGCCCGGTGGGCGTGTTCTACCGGCAGTTCTCGCTCACGCTGGCTATTTCCATCGTCATTTCAGGCGTGAATGCCCTGACCCTGACGCCAGCCCTGTGCGCCCTGCTGCTCAAGCCGGTAGCGCACGGCGAAACCAAAAAGCAAGGACTGATGGACCGATTCTTTGCTGGCTTCAACCGTCGCTACGAGGCCCTGGCCACTCGCTACCAGTGGCTGGTGCGCACAGTGGCCAACCGCCGCATCATCACCATTGGCTTGCTCATTGGCTTCTGCCTGGCTACCTGGGGCGTGAACTCCATCCTGCCCGCCGGCTTTATCCCAACCGAGGATCAGGGCATGATTTACGTGAACGTGACCACCCCGCCCGGCGCTACCGTGGAGCGCACTGAGAAAGTGCTCGACGAAATCCAGAAGGTAGCAGCCAAGTTGGGCCCGGTAGAATCGGTTTCGACGCTGGCCGGCTACAGCCTCATGAACGAGGTAGCCGGTGCCTCCTACGGCATGGGCATGATTAACCTCAAGACCTGGGACGACCGCAAGGAGTCGGTAACCGACCTGATTGCCCAACTCAACGAGCAAACCAAGCACATCAACGACGCCGACATTCAGTTCTTCCCGCCGCCTACCGTGCCGGGCTTCGGTAACTCCAGCGGCTTCGAGCTGCGCCTGCTCGACAAAACCGGCCGCGGCGACTTGCCCGCCACGGCCCAGGTAGCCGAAAAGTTCATCACGGCCCTCACCAGCACGCCAGCTGTGGGCGGGGCCTTTACCGGCTTCGACGCCAGCTTCCCCCAGTATCTTATCCATGTCGATCAGGACCAGGCGGCCAAGAAAGGCGTGACCGTGGACAAGGCCATGAGTACCCTCCAAACCCTGATGGGCTCCTTCTACGCTTCCAACTTTATCCGTTTCGGGCAGATGTACAAAGTGATGGTGCAGGCCGCCCCCGGCTACCGCACCAGCCCCGAAGACGTGCTAAAAATGTACGTGAAAAACGACCGAAACGAGATGGTGCCCTACTCCTCGTTTGTGCGTTTGGAGCGTGTGTACGGTCCCGAGCAGCTCACCCGCTACAACATGTACACCTCGGCCATGCTCAACGGCGACGCCGCCCCCGGTTTCTCGTCGGGCGACGTAATTAAGACCATTGAAGAGGTAGCGGCCAAGGAGCTGCCCCGCGGATACAGCTACGAGTGGAGCGGCATGACCAGGGAGCAAATTCTGAGCGGCGACCAGGCCATCTACGTGTTTGCCGTGGTACTCTTGTTCGTGTACCTGCTGCTGGCAGCCCAGTACGAAAGCTTCCTGCTACCCCTGCCGGTTATCCTAAGCCTGCCAACGGGCATCTTCGGAGCCTTCCTCTTCCTGAAGCTGCTGGGCCTGGAAAACAACATCTACGCCCAGGTTTCCCTGGTCATGCTCATTGGTCTGCTGGGCAAGAACGCCATCCTCATCATTGAGTTTGCGGTGCTCAAGCGCAAAGAAGGCCTCTCGGCCCTGGAAGCGGCCGTGCAGGGCGGCTACTCCCGCCTGCGCCCCATCCTGATGACCTCCTTCGCCTTCATTGCCGGCCTGATTCCCCTGACCATTGCCACCGGCGCGGGCGCCTTGGGCAACCGCTCCATCGGCACGGCCGCGGCCGGCGGTATGTTCATCGGCACCCTGTTCGGCGTGATTCTGATTCCGGGTCTCTACGTGTTATTCGCCGGCCGGGACAAGAAGGAAAAGAAGCAGCGCAAGCAGCTCGCCGAGCCCACCGAAACCCTGGAACCCGCCCACGCCTAA
- a CDS encoding efflux RND transporter periplasmic adaptor subunit, protein MPSSLLKPLCWLLLPLASAALAGCGANSQAETTKPEAPPTLPITQLTARDTILTHDYVADIQAVQNVEIRARLEGFLEQIYVDEGQEVRKGQPLFRINDTEYKSRLTRAKAALSSAQAAARVARLELERVKLLTDKNIISKTELEVAQAKYHAAESEIQQARSTAANAALMLSYTLVRAPFDGVINRIPLKMGSVIEDGTLLTTVSNIDEVFAYFNVSEAEYLEYVKKSKRDSARSTNVAHLLLADGSIYSVKGKVETVESQFQANTGSIAFRARFDNPQQLLRHGASGKVRLSNTVEDAVLVPQKSVFEIQDKNYVFMVDKQGRVKQHAFQPQTRLSDFYVVKTGLKSGDNIVYEGVQDLRDGAIIKPQPVAMDELIEEAR, encoded by the coding sequence ATGCCTTCCTCTCTCTTGAAACCCCTTTGCTGGCTGCTGCTTCCGCTTGCCTCGGCTGCCCTGGCCGGCTGCGGCGCTAACTCCCAGGCTGAAACGACCAAACCTGAAGCCCCACCAACGCTACCCATCACCCAGCTCACGGCCCGCGACACCATCCTAACCCACGACTACGTGGCCGATATTCAGGCAGTGCAGAACGTGGAAATCCGGGCCCGGCTGGAAGGGTTTCTGGAGCAGATTTACGTGGATGAAGGTCAGGAAGTCCGCAAGGGACAACCCCTGTTCCGCATCAACGATACCGAGTACAAGAGCCGCCTGACCCGCGCTAAAGCGGCCCTGAGCAGCGCCCAGGCCGCTGCCCGCGTAGCCCGCCTGGAACTGGAGCGCGTGAAGCTGCTCACCGACAAAAACATCATTTCCAAGACGGAGCTGGAAGTGGCCCAGGCCAAATACCACGCCGCCGAGTCTGAGATTCAGCAGGCCCGCTCCACGGCCGCCAATGCCGCCCTGATGCTGTCTTACACCCTGGTGCGCGCCCCATTTGATGGCGTCATCAACCGGATTCCGCTGAAAATGGGCAGCGTGATTGAGGATGGCACCCTACTCACCACCGTTTCGAACATCGACGAGGTGTTTGCCTACTTCAACGTGTCGGAGGCCGAGTACCTGGAGTACGTGAAGAAAAGCAAGCGCGACTCGGCCCGGAGCACCAACGTGGCCCACCTGCTGCTCGCCGACGGCTCCATCTACTCTGTGAAAGGCAAGGTGGAAACCGTGGAAAGTCAGTTTCAGGCCAACACCGGCTCCATTGCCTTCCGCGCCCGTTTCGATAACCCCCAGCAGCTCTTGCGCCACGGTGCCAGCGGCAAGGTGCGCCTGAGCAACACCGTGGAAGATGCCGTGCTGGTGCCTCAGAAATCGGTATTCGAGATTCAGGACAAGAACTACGTGTTCATGGTCGATAAGCAGGGCCGCGTGAAGCAGCACGCCTTCCAGCCCCAAACCCGCCTCTCCGACTTCTACGTGGTGAAAACCGGCCTGAAAAGCGGCGACAACATCGTGTACGAAGGCGTGCAGGACCTACGCGACGGCGCCATCATCAAGCCCCAACCCGTGGCCATGGATGAGTTGATTGAAGAAGCGCGGTAG
- a CDS encoding HAMP domain-containing sensor histidine kinase has product MLIRNKLILRFTLLVVGIQLCFSVFIYSFQATNREQRFINRLAGKATMTARVLVRHDSLNHELLRTMHRRDLFTVPGEQISIYGPGQHLIYTSADGLSQKLNSRYLPLIRPNRPVQFTDGPMECIGLYYERNKQPYWIFAAGHDDFGHRQMEKLGLILLAANLGALVLIILAGWYFAEESLKPISRIISQVERITASRLSARVDEGNGTDEIAQLARTFNQMLVGVEQAFESQKSFLSNASHELRTPLASVLGTLETAHAYDTELAEAKRSISSATEEIKKLIELTNGLLSLAKVTDASMRREPVRLDECLTQALASCQARYPGRALKLHFGLLPPEVEDMFMVRGNAQLLTTALLNLLDNACKYSRQEVQVELGYLSAETVQVRVTDRGIGMEPHELERIYEPLYRAGTDTNAPGYGIGLPMTRKIVLLHGGRIELHSEVSKGTTAIVQLPAAE; this is encoded by the coding sequence ATGCTCATCCGCAACAAGCTGATTCTGCGCTTTACCCTGCTGGTGGTGGGCATACAGCTATGCTTTTCGGTCTTTATCTACTCTTTCCAGGCCACCAACCGGGAGCAGCGCTTTATCAACCGCCTGGCGGGCAAGGCCACCATGACGGCCCGCGTGCTGGTGCGCCACGACAGCCTCAACCACGAGCTGCTGCGCACCATGCACCGGCGCGACCTGTTCACGGTGCCCGGCGAGCAGATCAGCATTTACGGCCCCGGCCAACACCTGATTTACACCAGTGCCGATGGCCTCAGTCAGAAGCTCAACTCCCGCTACCTCCCGCTGATCCGCCCGAACCGGCCGGTGCAGTTTACCGATGGCCCAATGGAGTGCATTGGGCTGTATTACGAGCGCAACAAGCAGCCCTATTGGATTTTTGCTGCCGGCCACGACGATTTTGGGCATCGGCAAATGGAGAAGCTGGGCCTGATTCTGCTGGCGGCCAACCTGGGGGCACTGGTGCTGATTATTCTGGCGGGCTGGTATTTCGCGGAGGAGTCGTTGAAGCCTATCTCGCGCATTATCAGCCAGGTAGAGCGCATCACGGCCTCCCGCCTGAGCGCCCGGGTGGACGAGGGCAACGGTACCGACGAAATAGCCCAGCTGGCCCGCACCTTCAACCAGATGCTGGTGGGCGTGGAGCAGGCTTTTGAATCGCAGAAAAGCTTTCTGAGCAACGCTTCTCACGAGCTGCGCACGCCCCTGGCCTCGGTGCTGGGCACTCTGGAAACCGCCCATGCTTACGATACCGAGCTGGCGGAGGCCAAGCGCAGCATCAGCTCGGCTACCGAGGAAATCAAGAAGCTGATTGAGCTAACCAATGGCCTGCTGAGCCTGGCTAAGGTCACAGACGCCTCTATGCGGCGCGAGCCGGTGCGCCTGGATGAGTGCCTGACCCAGGCCCTGGCCTCCTGCCAGGCCCGCTACCCCGGCCGGGCGCTCAAACTCCACTTCGGCCTGCTGCCGCCCGAGGTGGAGGACATGTTTATGGTGCGCGGCAACGCTCAGCTGCTCACCACGGCCCTGCTGAACCTGCTGGATAATGCCTGCAAATACTCGCGGCAGGAGGTACAGGTAGAGCTGGGCTACCTCTCGGCGGAAACCGTGCAGGTGCGCGTTACGGACCGGGGCATTGGCATGGAGCCCCACGAGCTGGAGCGCATCTACGAGCCCCTCTACCGCGCCGGCACCGACACCAATGCGCCCGGTTACGGCATCGGCCTGCCCATGACCCGCAAAATTGTGCTCCTGCACGGGGGCCGGATTGAGCTGCATTCAGAAGTGAGTAAGGGCACCACTGCCATTGTGCAGCTCCCCGCGGCGGAGTGA